The sequence below is a genomic window from Sphingomonas jaspsi DSM 18422.
CATCGTCCCGCGCTATTACATCCACCATCAGGCGACGACGCCCGGATCGGCCGAAGACCGCGCCTGGATCGAACGCGAGGACAAGGCCCGCACGATCATCCTTACCCCGGCGATGATCATCGTCTGGGTGCTTGGGCTTATGCTCGGCGTTCACCTCGGTGCGTTCGGCCAACACTGGTTCAGCGCCAAGCTGCTGCTGGTGACGATCCTGACCGGCTACCAGGGCTGGATCACCAGTTACGGTCGCAAATTGTCCAAGGGCCACCGCGAGCAGAATGACAAGCGGTTGCGGATCATGAACGAGCTGCCGGGCATGCTGACCGCCCTGATCGTCGTGCTGGTCATCGTCCGACCCTTCTAAACCCGTTGACTTCCCCTAGGCGTCGGACTTAAGCGCCTTT
It includes:
- a CDS encoding CopD family protein; protein product: MQFLADWQGFLGAAYLWVKAAHVTFVIFWIAGLFIVPRYYIHHQATTPGSAEDRAWIEREDKARTIILTPAMIIVWVLGLMLGVHLGAFGQHWFSAKLLLVTILTGYQGWITSYGRKLSKGHREQNDKRLRIMNELPGMLTALIVVLVIVRPF